In Paenibacillus sp. FSL R7-0345, a single window of DNA contains:
- a CDS encoding stalk domain-containing protein, with amino-acid sequence MNTMKSSRLCKLIIAAALMCSVFFTGSGSALVYADSPVTSTAIYKAYLDVEIVAEAEKSGLNRTVADYLALPGNPLDVKAAVINALYSDLTWSDRDYAEEYAQLVYGKSTASLDKSTLSAQELFVIGYLKVLDHYLDPDITWITAAHKALPDSQTAALIQALAASQQNMDCGWIITDQVLNNTKLTKDLRPEAVAIITEYMSLYEGSPCQYQEEWTAINALTDAILKDGVVLTVGDYLVLARNQLTWVDENNNKVKPYIRDGRTMVPLKFISANFGANIAVDLKKLEATVIYMNQKTVISDAEILNGRTFVPLRAVADALKKHVYYDKGLIIITDKIIINPQDNQSIEAVEHIRRVLKLLQK; translated from the coding sequence ATGAATACAATGAAGAGTTCACGTTTATGTAAGCTGATTATTGCAGCAGCCCTTATGTGCTCGGTCTTTTTTACCGGAAGCGGTTCAGCCCTTGTATATGCGGATTCTCCCGTTACTTCCACAGCTATTTACAAAGCCTATCTGGATGTTGAGATTGTAGCTGAAGCTGAAAAATCAGGGCTAAACCGCACTGTAGCGGACTATCTGGCCCTCCCCGGCAATCCGCTCGATGTGAAAGCGGCTGTGATCAATGCTTTATATTCTGACCTGACCTGGTCAGACAGGGATTATGCTGAGGAATATGCGCAGCTGGTGTATGGTAAATCAACTGCTTCTCTGGACAAGTCAACTCTGAGCGCACAGGAGCTGTTTGTGATCGGCTACCTGAAGGTGCTGGATCATTACCTCGACCCGGATATCACCTGGATTACTGCAGCACATAAGGCATTACCGGACAGCCAGACAGCCGCCCTGATTCAGGCTCTGGCCGCCTCCCAGCAGAATATGGACTGCGGCTGGATTATTACGGATCAGGTCCTTAACAATACCAAGCTGACCAAAGATCTGCGGCCGGAAGCGGTAGCTATTATTACTGAATATATGTCTTTATATGAAGGAAGTCCTTGTCAGTATCAAGAAGAATGGACAGCCATAAACGCCTTGACGGATGCGATTTTGAAGGATGGGGTTGTGCTGACGGTTGGAGATTATCTGGTGTTGGCGAGAAACCAGCTTACGTGGGTCGATGAAAACAATAACAAGGTTAAGCCCTATATCCGGGATGGCCGGACGATGGTGCCGCTGAAGTTCATTTCGGCTAACTTTGGTGCCAATATAGCGGTTGATCTCAAAAAGCTGGAAGCGACAGTAATATATATGAATCAGAAGACCGTTATTTCAGATGCCGAAATCTTAAATGGACGGACCTTTGTGCCGCTTAGAGCAGTAGCAGATGCTTTGAAAAAGCATGTGTATTACGATAAAGGCCTGATCATTATTACCGATAAAATTATAATTAACCCGCAGGATAATCAGAGTATAGAGGCAGTGGAGCATATCAGACGTGTGCTGAAGCTGCTGCAGAAATAG
- a CDS encoding helix-turn-helix domain-containing protein, with amino-acid sequence MYRVLIVDDQTFALLGLQQGVNWSALDVTDVCLAENVDQATMCLEHQSVDLLICDIEMPGKSGLELLAWVKQFSPGTLTIMLTCHADFGYAQQAIQHGAFHYLLKPVDYDELMRVASKAITEINKLKEQQQFEALIKDYRRKWEHQLPLLVERFWQDILSRRAAPVLNSLQISANTYDLDLQPGDRYVIALLGLEQWKEDLSARDETIMEYAVRNLAEELLINGLQGAVLQDQAGHNLAIVYVRGEGGPVSPTLEYNCRTFLNTCEQMLHCSLSVYISPAVFLPEIMSAYTYVTEREQRNLVRSRQVFTPDYPASDQRLDYLPPAAPMHLFGEWATILELGELGELDRRVKLWFSTLAAEHWTTESHRQLIHGILFIIHTVLAKKGLSAHESARLKGLMDKDNYPKQSAALQNWAMDCLGAALQLLQASNNVSSAVVTKIRQYIRSRLSEDITRDELAAHVYLNPAYLSRLFKKETGLSISDVIIQERIGKAKQMLEETGHKITDIAEQVGYTSLGSFSNLFKRIVGVTPQQYRARKKV; translated from the coding sequence ATGTATAGGGTTCTGATTGTCGATGATCAAACTTTTGCCTTGCTTGGATTGCAGCAGGGTGTGAACTGGAGCGCATTAGATGTTACGGATGTCTGTCTTGCGGAGAACGTGGATCAGGCCACTATGTGTCTGGAACACCAATCCGTGGATTTACTCATATGCGATATCGAAATGCCGGGGAAAAGCGGCTTGGAGCTATTGGCCTGGGTGAAACAGTTCTCTCCCGGTACGCTAACGATTATGCTTACGTGCCATGCAGATTTCGGATATGCGCAGCAAGCCATCCAGCACGGGGCCTTTCATTATCTGTTGAAGCCGGTGGATTATGATGAATTGATGAGAGTGGCAAGCAAGGCTATTACCGAAATCAACAAACTGAAAGAGCAGCAGCAGTTCGAAGCGCTTATAAAGGATTACCGGAGAAAATGGGAGCATCAGCTGCCCTTGCTGGTGGAGAGGTTCTGGCAGGATATTCTTAGCCGGCGGGCTGCGCCCGTATTGAACTCGTTACAGATCTCCGCAAACACTTATGATCTAGATTTGCAGCCGGGCGACCGGTACGTCATCGCTTTGTTAGGCCTTGAGCAATGGAAAGAGGATTTAAGTGCGCGGGATGAGACAATCATGGAATATGCGGTGCGCAATTTGGCGGAAGAATTGCTTATCAACGGGCTTCAAGGCGCTGTGCTGCAGGATCAGGCGGGTCATAATCTGGCAATTGTTTATGTCAGAGGCGAAGGCGGCCCGGTCAGTCCTACGCTTGAGTATAACTGCCGGACCTTTCTGAACACATGTGAGCAGATGCTCCATTGCTCCCTGTCAGTCTACATCAGTCCTGCTGTGTTTCTTCCGGAAATTATGAGCGCATATACGTATGTAACAGAGAGGGAGCAGCGTAATCTGGTCCGTTCCCGCCAAGTATTCACTCCGGACTATCCTGCATCCGATCAACGCCTGGATTACTTGCCGCCAGCGGCTCCTATGCATTTATTCGGAGAGTGGGCGACCATTCTGGAGCTTGGTGAACTCGGAGAGCTGGACCGGCGTGTAAAACTATGGTTCTCGACCCTTGCGGCCGAGCATTGGACGACTGAATCGCACCGTCAGCTTATTCATGGCATCCTCTTCATTATTCACACTGTTCTGGCTAAAAAGGGTCTGTCCGCGCATGAATCGGCCAGGCTGAAAGGCCTGATGGACAAAGATAATTACCCGAAACAATCGGCCGCTTTACAAAACTGGGCAATGGATTGTCTCGGGGCTGCATTACAATTGCTGCAGGCAAGCAATAACGTGTCGTCTGCCGTTGTCACGAAGATCAGGCAATATATCCGTTCCCGTCTTAGTGAAGATATTACCAGGGATGAATTGGCCGCACATGTCTATCTTAACCCGGCCTATTTATCCAGGCTGTTCAAGAAAGAAACCGGTCTATCCATATCGGATGTTATTATTCAGGAGCGCATAGGGAAGGCAAAACAAATGCTGGAAGAAACCGGACATAAAATTACCGACATTGCCGAGCAGGTAGGTTACACGAGCCTTGGCAGCTTCTCCAATTTGTTCAAACGGATCGTAGGCGTAACGCCGCAGCAATACCGCGCCCGGAAAAAGGTTTAA
- a CDS encoding alpha/beta hydrolase: protein MGSIFKSVAAEEEYYHCYDKSLECFELNGMSRYIGTTFGDTYVTCFGDSSKEPLILLHGMTMSSTMWFPNIKHLIQERYVYAVDVMGDFGKSKPVVAIKNREAANQWLLEVLNALQCSKADLAGHSMGGFLSLNFALAHPERVSKLLLYAPAGTFHKMSLTFFAKIYPALLFHTEKRIDQAFLWFSGKGEPLHPVFRAQVISGYSHAKPLLQLMPSVFEQQEFRNYHISTLLLIGDKEVIYPAGKAMANAKKLIPDLEAHVIAGASHSLTMEHADVVNELTVRFLQKKHIT, encoded by the coding sequence ATGGGATCAATTTTTAAAAGCGTTGCGGCCGAAGAAGAATACTACCATTGCTATGATAAAAGTTTAGAATGCTTCGAGTTGAACGGGATGTCACGCTACATCGGGACGACCTTCGGAGATACATATGTGACTTGTTTTGGTGATTCAAGTAAGGAGCCGCTGATTCTTCTGCATGGAATGACGATGAGTAGTACGATGTGGTTTCCAAATATCAAGCATCTGATCCAGGAAAGATACGTATATGCTGTTGATGTTATGGGCGATTTTGGTAAAAGCAAACCTGTTGTTGCCATAAAAAACAGGGAGGCTGCCAACCAGTGGCTGCTTGAGGTTTTGAACGCTCTGCAATGCAGCAAGGCAGACTTGGCGGGTCATTCGATGGGCGGATTTCTATCCCTGAATTTTGCACTGGCTCACCCGGAACGTGTCTCAAAGCTGCTGCTCTATGCCCCTGCCGGAACGTTTCATAAAATGAGCTTGACATTTTTTGCGAAAATTTATCCTGCATTATTGTTTCACACCGAAAAGCGGATTGATCAGGCATTTTTATGGTTTTCTGGCAAGGGAGAGCCGTTGCATCCTGTATTCCGGGCACAGGTCATTTCAGGTTACAGCCATGCAAAGCCGCTTCTTCAGCTAATGCCCTCTGTTTTTGAACAACAGGAATTTCGTAATTATCATATTTCCACTCTGCTCTTGATAGGTGATAAAGAGGTAATATACCCGGCCGGAAAGGCAATGGCAAATGCCAAAAAGCTGATACCTGATCTTGAGGCTCATGTGATTGCCGGGGCAAGCCATTCCCTGACAATGGAGCACGCCGATGTTGTGAACGAATTAACCGTTCGCTTTTTGCAAAAAAAGCACATAACCTGA
- a CDS encoding phosphotransferase produces the protein MNRTGSFNNEILKNAVRLFNTSSIQTSYLGGSQNIVYEYQQGGESYILRLTPSCNRTVSLVQSELDWIRFLANEGISVSEPILSKNDQFTEVIQLPDGYYTCVLFEKAQGRKVGYPECLQDNNLYEQLGRLTGKLHALSQTYIPQDGIVKRHDWSQNWFLQNIDLLPESQVSVRKSCYSLVNTIKSLKKDKNSYGLIHGDINIGNYRVDEQRRITLFDFDEAQYSWFVEDIAIQLYYLVYVFGGEDGKGYREEQAQRFMNHFMQGYTLEHSLDECWLKQIPLFLRLRELIVYIGSFRNWDGDETFSSSDNQWLKDWIAESKWRIENEIPVVNIWGG, from the coding sequence ATGAACAGAACGGGTTCTTTTAACAACGAAATTCTTAAAAATGCAGTAAGGCTGTTTAATACAAGCAGTATCCAAACTTCTTATCTCGGTGGAAGCCAGAATATTGTCTATGAATATCAGCAGGGTGGAGAAAGCTATATTTTGAGATTAACCCCAAGTTGTAATCGCACGGTAAGCCTGGTTCAGAGTGAGCTGGATTGGATACGTTTTCTTGCGAATGAAGGTATTTCCGTTTCTGAGCCCATACTCTCGAAGAACGATCAATTTACAGAAGTGATTCAATTGCCCGATGGATATTACACTTGTGTATTGTTTGAAAAAGCTCAGGGGAGAAAAGTCGGATATCCGGAATGTCTTCAGGATAATAACTTGTATGAGCAATTAGGACGGCTTACGGGAAAACTGCATGCTCTATCCCAAACCTATATACCGCAAGATGGGATAGTAAAAAGACATGACTGGAGCCAGAATTGGTTCCTGCAAAATATTGATTTGCTTCCTGAATCACAGGTCAGCGTTCGTAAAAGCTGCTACAGCCTGGTAAACACGATTAAGTCCCTGAAAAAAGATAAAAACTCATATGGACTTATTCACGGCGATATTAATATTGGAAATTATAGGGTAGATGAGCAACGGCGAATTACTCTCTTTGATTTTGATGAAGCCCAGTACAGCTGGTTTGTTGAGGATATAGCGATTCAGCTGTATTATCTCGTATATGTTTTTGGAGGTGAAGACGGTAAGGGGTATAGAGAAGAGCAGGCACAACGGTTCATGAATCACTTTATGCAAGGTTATACCCTTGAGCATTCTTTAGATGAGTGCTGGCTTAAACAAATTCCGCTATTTTTACGATTAAGGGAACTGATTGTATACATCGGCTCCTTTAGAAATTGGGATGGAGATGAAACCTTCAGCAGTTCAGACAACCAGTGGTTAAAGGACTGGATTGCAGAAAGTAAATGGAGGATAGAAAATGAAATTCCGGTTGTAAATATTTGGGGTGGATAG
- a CDS encoding AAC(3) family N-acetyltransferase — translation MVHASLSKLGFVIGGAETFIRALLEIVGAEGTLMMPSQTWKNLDPSTGVHWEEPAEWWPAIRAHWPAYDKEVTPAIGMGVVAEMLRKWPGAKRSDHPARSVAAVGKHAAYLTQDHDLCNIFGEGSPLDKLYQLNGHILLVGVGYDKNTSLHLAETRANFPGKKFSEESSAMMVNGKREWVTYRTQAVDDGDFIRLGQIYDNENKVKLHTVGNADVRFLEQRPLVDWATAWMERNRV, via the coding sequence ATGGTTCATGCATCGTTAAGCAAGCTGGGTTTTGTTATTGGCGGAGCCGAAACCTTCATCCGGGCGCTGCTTGAAATCGTCGGAGCAGAAGGAACCCTGATGATGCCGTCCCAGACGTGGAAGAATCTCGACCCTTCCACCGGCGTACACTGGGAGGAGCCTGCGGAGTGGTGGCCTGCCATCAGAGCGCACTGGCCCGCCTATGATAAAGAGGTAACCCCGGCGATTGGCATGGGCGTTGTAGCCGAAATGCTCCGCAAATGGCCGGGAGCCAAAAGGTCTGACCACCCGGCACGTTCTGTTGCGGCAGTAGGCAAACATGCGGCGTATTTAACGCAAGATCATGATTTATGCAATATTTTTGGGGAGGGCTCTCCGCTGGATAAGCTGTATCAGTTGAACGGTCATATACTGTTGGTTGGGGTCGGCTACGATAAAAACACGTCCCTGCACCTGGCGGAGACTAGGGCAAATTTCCCTGGCAAGAAGTTTAGCGAAGAGAGTAGCGCCATGATGGTTAACGGCAAGCGCGAATGGGTTACTTACAGGACTCAAGCCGTGGATGACGGGGATTTTATCCGGTTGGGGCAGATCTATGATAACGAAAACAAGGTGAAGCTTCATACAGTCGGGAATGCCGACGTCCGGTTCCTGGAACAGCGTCCCTTGGTCGACTGGGCCACAGCCTGGATGGAGCGCAACAGGGTCTAG
- a CDS encoding MFS transporter, with protein MNKTRLSKSFYYLWGTQSAANAADVLYIMALTVLVLDHTGSLISATLVPLFRSLSQMLSGLLAPLLIERFRLSSLLLLSQSGQFLLFAAMAVYLGMQGSSASLPIVFVLIFAMSFLDGWTVPARNALVPRLTASREGLLRANGLMSVSDQIVQFAGWGLSGLIIVWIGTTYTLLLTAVIYALAALLTLQVKEPLTAKPADAGSAEQAETDPPLPSTWAVLSEGWKIIWHTPSLRALTAIDAIDMLGGSVWVGAFTLIFVQQALGQGEEWWGFINATYFAGTIGGGFLVISAVRRIGSSLLRYMLIGMAGYGLLTFLYAVNTNLILALALVLLMGPFAEMSIVTRRTLVQHSVDSTQLPKVLSAQATVLHLFFCISLLGMAWAAETFGIVKLYIFAAGLTCLAVGVGMAFAKSLRKVEEREFHGH; from the coding sequence ATGAATAAAACCCGCCTCAGCAAATCCTTTTACTACTTATGGGGTACGCAATCTGCGGCTAACGCTGCAGATGTCCTCTACATAATGGCATTAACCGTACTGGTGCTGGATCACACCGGCAGCCTGATTTCGGCTACACTGGTTCCTCTCTTCCGTTCACTCTCTCAGATGCTCAGCGGACTGCTTGCGCCGCTGTTGATTGAGCGGTTCAGGCTGTCCAGCTTGCTCCTGCTGTCACAGTCCGGCCAATTCCTGCTCTTTGCCGCAATGGCAGTCTACCTTGGTATGCAGGGCAGCAGCGCTTCGCTACCCATTGTGTTCGTGCTGATCTTTGCCATGTCCTTTCTGGATGGCTGGACTGTGCCGGCACGTAATGCCCTCGTACCGCGGCTGACAGCCTCCAGAGAAGGACTGCTCCGGGCCAACGGCCTGATGTCGGTGAGTGACCAGATTGTGCAGTTCGCCGGCTGGGGGCTGAGCGGCCTGATCATCGTCTGGATCGGTACTACCTATACCCTGCTGCTAACGGCGGTCATCTACGCTCTCGCCGCCCTGCTGACTTTACAGGTCAAAGAACCTCTGACGGCTAAGCCTGCGGACGCTGGTTCTGCTGAACAGGCGGAAACAGATCCCCCCCTTCCCTCCACATGGGCTGTACTGTCTGAAGGCTGGAAAATCATCTGGCACACGCCAAGTCTGAGGGCGCTTACCGCTATTGATGCGATTGATATGCTCGGGGGTTCCGTCTGGGTTGGTGCGTTTACCCTGATTTTTGTACAGCAGGCTCTGGGACAGGGCGAGGAATGGTGGGGATTTATTAACGCTACCTATTTCGCCGGTACGATCGGCGGAGGATTCCTGGTCATCTCGGCGGTGCGCAGAATCGGCAGCAGCCTGCTGCGTTACATGCTGATCGGCATGGCCGGCTATGGTCTGCTTACCTTTCTGTATGCGGTCAATACCAATCTCATTCTTGCGCTTGCGCTCGTCCTCCTGATGGGGCCTTTTGCCGAGATGAGCATTGTAACCCGCCGCACACTTGTCCAGCATAGCGTGGACAGCACACAGCTGCCCAAGGTATTGTCCGCCCAGGCGACAGTGCTGCATCTGTTCTTCTGCATCTCGCTGCTCGGGATGGCCTGGGCGGCTGAGACGTTCGGCATCGTCAAGCTGTATATTTTTGCCGCCGGCCTGACCTGTCTGGCTGTTGGAGTTGGGATGGCGTTTGCAAAATCGCTGCGGAAAGTGGAAGAGCGCGAGTTTCACGGACATTGA
- a CDS encoding NUDIX domain-containing protein: MNDELLTTFDEHGKITGSAPRSVVHRLGLWHETFHCWLVSREPDAGLSIWLQLRSTQKRDYAGLLDITAAGHLLSHETTEDGLRELEEELGITVPFAALHPLGIIPYTMDTEGFLDRERANVFLHETALPLKAFNLQPEEVAGLVTASFADFRGLWEGKLPAIRIRGFRVEGDRRSAIDEEVGTGSFVPHEQTYYRKIIAGIADAFT; the protein is encoded by the coding sequence ATGAACGATGAATTACTGACTACGTTTGATGAACACGGAAAGATTACCGGCTCTGCTCCCCGCAGTGTTGTACACCGTCTGGGACTGTGGCATGAAACCTTTCACTGCTGGCTGGTCAGCCGTGAGCCGGATGCCGGCTTGTCCATCTGGCTCCAGCTGCGCAGCACGCAGAAACGGGATTACGCCGGACTGCTGGATATTACGGCAGCCGGTCATCTGCTCTCCCACGAAACCACGGAGGATGGCCTGCGTGAGCTTGAGGAGGAGCTGGGAATCACTGTGCCTTTTGCTGCGCTGCATCCGCTTGGTATTATTCCTTATACAATGGATACTGAAGGCTTCCTGGACCGCGAACGGGCTAATGTCTTTCTGCATGAAACGGCCTTACCGCTCAAAGCCTTTAATCTGCAGCCTGAGGAGGTAGCCGGCCTCGTGACCGCCAGCTTCGCTGATTTCCGCGGCCTGTGGGAAGGCAAGCTACCTGCCATCCGGATCCGCGGCTTCCGTGTAGAAGGAGACCGCCGCAGCGCTATTGATGAGGAAGTTGGGACCGGCAGCTTTGTTCCACATGAGCAGACCTATTATAGGAAGATTATTGCAGGCATTGCGGATGCATTTACTTAA
- a CDS encoding manganese catalase family protein, which produces MFYHIKELQYRAKPERPDPVYARKLQEVLGGQYGEMSVMMQYLFQGFNCRAEQKYRDMLLDIGTEEIGHVEMLCTMIAQLLDGAPAAELDAAAQDPLIAAVLGGTNPQHLIVSGMGAAPTDSNGYPWNSKYIISSGNLLADFRANLNAESQGLVQVVRLYEQTTDPGIRDMLSFMISRDILHQNQWKAAIAEIEEMEGIIAPASFPRELTVEPATRQFLNLSEGEESSQGRWASGPLPDGTGDFEYVAKPEPQGGAPILAQPADHQHSTLGSGPYIVNKGIESL; this is translated from the coding sequence ATGTTTTATCACATCAAGGAACTCCAGTACCGGGCAAAACCTGAGAGACCAGACCCCGTGTACGCCCGTAAACTCCAGGAGGTGCTGGGCGGGCAATACGGTGAAATGTCAGTTATGATGCAATATCTGTTTCAGGGCTTCAACTGCCGGGCCGAACAGAAATACCGTGATATGCTTCTGGACATCGGAACTGAGGAAATCGGCCATGTCGAGATGCTGTGTACGATGATCGCCCAGCTTCTGGACGGCGCTCCGGCTGCCGAGCTGGACGCTGCTGCTCAAGACCCGCTGATTGCAGCCGTGCTTGGCGGAACCAACCCGCAGCATTTGATCGTATCCGGCATGGGTGCAGCTCCGACCGACAGTAACGGTTATCCATGGAACAGTAAATATATTATCTCCAGCGGCAATTTGCTGGCTGACTTCAGAGCCAATCTTAATGCAGAGTCCCAGGGGCTGGTGCAGGTCGTGCGGCTGTATGAGCAGACCACTGACCCTGGTATCCGTGATATGCTCTCGTTTATGATCTCCCGCGATATTTTGCACCAGAACCAGTGGAAAGCAGCCATCGCCGAAATTGAGGAAATGGAAGGTATTATCGCTCCGGCATCCTTCCCGCGTGAGCTCACAGTGGAGCCGGCAACGCGCCAGTTCCTGAATCTCTCCGAAGGTGAAGAGAGTAGTCAAGGCCGCTGGGCCAGCGGTCCGCTGCCGGATGGAACCGGCGATTTCGAATATGTCGCTAAGCCGGAACCTCAGGGCGGTGCGCCAATTCTGGCGCAGCCGGCAGACCATCAGCATTCTACATTGGGCTCCGGTCCGTACATTGTTAATAAAGGAATAGAGAGCCTGTAA
- a CDS encoding histidine kinase, whose amino-acid sequence MKLSLRFKVSALVLLLVTPLFLFQYYTNIYSINIVREKVAESASDTLTLHLGTLDELLEQTSHYLLRTANENMLLELYSDSGPDSVNYYLSIRKLMDQWYSDVSYYTIIRSVFVYHLDRDELFLSSQREYYQEKDMITLGLSSRLKASKLPASLKWETVMIGGEPVLFKALPDKSGRLLVGVLVSIDSLAQPLTHLESTGDGEQIGIVSSDGALLWGHFAGADLDLIRSRLKDPLRPSGNSIRLSNGNNYLLIDKPSLYSNLDVFILLDEKTILDELPKFQRIINAIPVAIIIILVILLVMLSRLVFKPIQHFISGMRILGKGQLDYRLKEGNSKEFQIITRQFNQMAEQIGNLKIDVYEEQMKVQQAELKHLQAQINPHFFMNSLNIVFHLVELQKYGLIKKMIGHLVSYFRFIMSTNDTWIALASELNHIRNYIEIQMVMYPDKLVYQEKLPKELESTLIPPLLIQPFVENAIKHGFINNTKPFEVGITVEEEAGKNGDSYIFIQIWDSGPGFSEQQLERLNLGLYEKKPTDRHLGIWNVYRRMMMFYDNRARLTFHNAPEGGGVVEIRLPVQRGL is encoded by the coding sequence GTGAAATTATCACTGCGGTTTAAAGTAAGCGCACTGGTCTTGCTGCTGGTTACGCCACTGTTTCTTTTTCAGTATTACACCAACATCTATTCGATCAACATTGTCCGGGAAAAAGTTGCGGAATCGGCTTCCGATACACTGACTCTTCACTTGGGCACCCTAGATGAGCTGCTGGAGCAGACCAGTCATTATTTGCTGCGTACAGCAAATGAAAACATGCTGCTGGAGCTATACTCGGATAGCGGGCCGGACAGTGTCAATTATTACTTGTCCATACGCAAGCTTATGGATCAATGGTATAGCGATGTCAGCTATTACACTATCATCCGAAGTGTGTTTGTGTACCATCTGGACCGGGATGAATTGTTCCTCAGCAGCCAGAGGGAGTATTACCAGGAGAAAGACATGATAACCTTGGGGCTGTCCTCCCGGTTGAAAGCTTCTAAACTCCCCGCTTCCCTTAAATGGGAGACGGTTATGATAGGCGGAGAGCCGGTGTTGTTCAAAGCACTGCCGGATAAAAGCGGACGGCTTCTCGTGGGTGTTCTTGTCAGCATTGATTCACTGGCACAGCCCCTGACTCACTTGGAGTCCACAGGGGACGGAGAGCAGATCGGTATTGTCTCGAGCGACGGCGCACTGTTATGGGGCCATTTCGCAGGCGCGGATCTTGACCTTATCCGCAGCCGCCTGAAGGATCCGCTCCGTCCATCGGGTAATTCGATCCGGCTCAGTAACGGCAATAACTATTTGCTTATAGACAAACCCTCCCTTTATTCCAATCTGGATGTTTTTATCCTGCTGGACGAAAAAACAATTCTGGACGAATTGCCGAAATTTCAAAGGATCATCAATGCGATCCCTGTGGCCATTATCATCATTCTGGTTATCCTTCTGGTTATGCTAAGCCGGCTTGTGTTCAAGCCTATCCAGCATTTTATAAGCGGAATGCGTATCCTGGGCAAGGGGCAGCTGGATTACCGGCTGAAAGAGGGTAACAGCAAGGAATTTCAGATCATTACCCGGCAGTTCAACCAGATGGCCGAGCAAATCGGCAATCTCAAGATCGATGTGTATGAAGAGCAGATGAAGGTGCAGCAGGCGGAATTGAAGCATCTTCAGGCGCAGATCAATCCCCATTTTTTCATGAACTCATTAAATATCGTCTTTCATCTCGTAGAGCTGCAGAAGTATGGCCTGATCAAAAAAATGATTGGACATCTGGTGTCCTACTTCCGATTTATTATGAGCACCAATGATACATGGATTGCGCTCGCCAGTGAATTGAATCATATCCGGAATTACATCGAGATCCAGATGGTCATGTATCCGGACAAGCTGGTCTATCAGGAGAAACTTCCAAAGGAGCTAGAGAGCACGCTCATTCCGCCATTGCTGATTCAGCCGTTTGTGGAAAATGCCATTAAACACGGATTCATCAATAACACGAAGCCGTTCGAGGTTGGTATAACGGTTGAAGAGGAAGCCGGAAAGAACGGGGATTCGTATATTTTCATCCAAATCTGGGATTCCGGGCCGGGATTCTCCGAGCAGCAGCTTGAACGGCTAAATCTTGGATTGTATGAAAAAAAGCCTACAGACCGTCATCTGGGAATCTGGAATGTATACAGACGCATGATGATGTTCTATGACAACCGTGCAAGGCTGACCTTTCATAATGCTCCCGAGGGGGGCGGGGTTGTGGAGATAAGACTGCCTGTTCAAAGGGGGCTGTAA
- a CDS encoding NUDIX hydrolase: MVWPTHIVAVSGIVENEQGQILLVKTYHGGWVCPGGQVEIGENLVDALIREINEESGIDVNVSQLYGVVSNTGVHKWYDGVTTVPTKVMLDFICQPVGGQLRTSDETSDCRWVAKDEVLDWITAPAIRARYQAYLDFDGKTEYMDYVTKPDFELKLSRKI, translated from the coding sequence ATGGTTTGGCCAACGCATATCGTCGCTGTTAGCGGCATTGTGGAGAATGAACAGGGACAGATCCTTTTGGTGAAAACTTATCATGGGGGCTGGGTGTGCCCGGGGGGACAGGTTGAAATCGGTGAGAACCTTGTCGATGCTTTGATCAGGGAAATCAATGAAGAAAGTGGAATCGACGTAAACGTCTCACAGCTATATGGAGTTGTCTCTAACACCGGCGTTCATAAATGGTATGACGGCGTGACTACTGTACCGACGAAGGTGATGCTGGACTTTATCTGTCAGCCTGTTGGCGGACAGCTGCGTACATCAGACGAGACATCAGACTGCCGCTGGGTCGCGAAGGATGAGGTGCTTGATTGGATTACAGCCCCGGCTATCCGCGCACGGTATCAGGCCTATTTGGATTTTGACGGGAAAACGGAGTATATGGATTACGTGACTAAACCGGATTTTGAACTGAAATTAAGCAGAAAAATTTAG